The sequence TCCACCTAATATAAtgcccttaactgtagcaagctgaataacccatttatctatgttcacctccttgcccctccacacatggtccaagctaataagcaattctctgatcatgacatcttacctctagcgagtatgaaattgcccacaagacgtgagactaggtcatagatcgtaaaatcaggtcggggtcaacaagagtgagagtttggagagagtcttgtcccccctcttcccatctgcagcagccacaagctgtcttccctcccggctccttggatctctgagccggtccctcctgaggctgcttggcccagttcttgtttctgaccttctccttttccggaagaattagaggctgttgctcctgaatgttagtgtgtaattccccagccttctcctcccactgggggagtttaattctccctcccgttacccctgagtcactagatttcctaattccccaaaatgtgcttttgtgatgtcacagttctggggtagcgaagcctttgacctgcctccatggtctgctcaaggaatggcccctcaggtatcaggcctgtagccagcccctctctatgggcagggacccacatgcctctcctttttgaccagtGTGTGAAGATtacagcttgtcctccactgtgtttgctggactaacgtccagttcctgtgctttgctttctctccagggctgtgagcagtgtgtctgagatagaggtgggacttttggtgatacttgtatgatgccaatgcacacctcagtttcctgctgtgattggtattgctgtgattctaaagagcaggagacgtgaggtgttttgtcatgtagctgtcatggggtgatatgaatgggtcattaaggactggctgggagtaacctacatcaatggaatacccgacagagacaagggaatgactagtatcagaggggtagccgtgttagtctggatctgtaaaagcagcaaagaatcctgtggcaccttatagactaacagacgttttgcagcatgagctttcgtgggtgaatgaatacccacttcttcagatgcaagtggaaTGACtgtcacccagggccgcccagaggattcagggggcctggggtcttcggtggcgtgTCCCCCTTATccgctctgacactgcagagcattTTCCTAGTGTCCTCCttaccagctctgatgccgcagagcatttaccctgtgtccctgtcccctgttcctgttccccctcctgtttgagtcagtttatatagtaatattctcagctatatctttgcttaaccaatcattgtactgaaatttaactaaccaatcctaacacattgaaacataattctctaaccaattgtatcccactaccctaattaacttacacctagcaaaatgaATTGTACAGCAGagaaaaacaattagagaaccagactgattaacattgtaaaagtggtggccataaagataaaacaatacaaaaatgagggtttcacaaccacaagcattgagaaATGATTTCTTGCCAAACAGGCTGCTATCaaaaaagttttctttaaccatcttaagatctgtttctttatctggtggtgatgggcgctatcaggacaggatcatcttcctaacagcccaatagcaccttatttcagtgtgactggtttgggatgtgaagatgtgacccttcgcttcccagcttatggctgcccttGCTGCTTaaccaaaggccttagcctaagaacaaggcctcagactgtcacagtaagagaaggcccttacaaatacagacagtgattttgattctctcttttcacactcctgtaagtagctaagtgataaaaaatacccctaagttcttaaactataggctttacaggcaggcctgaatatctctattctaacagtgggttctaccccttccccccactctgtgtctgtcttgtgtatttaaattgtaaattcttcagggcatgggccatctactattctctgtttgtacttgtcctagcacaatggggacccactgttagttggtccttaggcactaaggtaattcatatgatttataatcataataactctcctgccactttgagccaaggaagctggccttgggatgttacttcctaaaaatgagctgggggttaaaaccatggactattctttgtaacaagtatcccacaaattccactgacatcctttgttttctttgcctggattagggtttccagtttccaaacctgatgtgatctcccagctggaacgaagggaagagccgtgggtcccagacctccagggctctgagaaagaagtgcttccaagagctgcctgcacaggtgaggaatttgttaaaccaactcaacaactgtgtgggaatgcaggaaacatttgggatgccctacaaagaccctgtgagctctccaagttcaggattgttccctgcagatgtggaatcgttacggcagatgtcactcatggcttccctcctattctgactgacaactggcagcaggtccctccccaatctctctttctcctgagtgttctcatgagatgcagaccaaaactgatcccttcctctctcctctggggaaggttttggggaaaatcagctcctgataggtttgatctctcccccacatattttggattgttcatccctttttccattcctctctctgagattttctttctttccggtgcaggtagtgatctatgtctggattctctctgtctccaatTAGGTGATGgaatggtgagtcagaatgaggaggagaaaccccatcaggaagatgctgagcaaggagaaccacctgggacattatcaggaagatccaaagggaatgtttccaggagttatgcactcccagaaaaaacaaaagcctgtgagactcaggggaggccagagggaaactttagtagccactcagaccttacaACAAGTGACAGAATCTACTTGGAAGAGAGACACTACACATGccatgaatgtgggaaaagcttcaatcggagctctgcccttatcagacatcagacaatccacacaggtgagaaaccttatgaatgctctgagtgtgggaaatgcttcatcgatagttcagccctcatctctcATCAGCAAATCCATACCGGAAAAGCGCCCCACACATGctcagagtgtggaaaaagcttcaggcggcgctctcaccttatcacacatcagagaatccacacaggacagacGCCTTACACgtgctcagagtgcgggaaaatctttagtcagagctctcaccttatcagacatgagagaatccacacaggacagacgccttacacatgctctgagtgcgggaaaagctttagtcagagctcagacattatcagacattgtagaatccacacaggacagacgctctacacgtgctctgagtgtgggaaaagcttcaatcagagctcaaaccttatcaaacataggaaaatccacatgggtgagaaaccttatggatgctctaagtgtgggaaatgtttctttaatcgttcagacctcatcttacatcagagaatccacacaggggagaagccctacacatgcactgagtgcgggaaaagctttagtcagagctcagaccttatcagacatcgtagaatccacacaaaggagaagccctacacgtgcgctgagtgtgggaaaagctttagtcggagctcagaccttatcagacatcgtagaatccacacaggagagaagccctacacatgctctgagtgtgggaaaagcttcaatcagagctcaaaccttatcaaacataggaaaatccacatgagagagaactgttataaatcccttgactagggttggccaaaaaaaattttttttaaatcacatttgctcattcccacatagtgatttttgcaccatcttcaccaaggtctctcagctccaccaagttgcctgcttctgccttttgcagctcacccttctttggggtcagtcctgtgatttttttctatcaactcctttccttctgAGTCAAAGGAgggtgtgtccctcctgccaggaatgttcatcacctccaggtgggggagaggttttatcccaacaagctacactgaggcaaaaactatctgtgcctgacatccactaggactgtataTGGCGTTGGCTGCtgtcaaagttaaaatcaagactcacaatttgtcagaccactctgtttttattagcaaagcgcttcgccaataacattcagataatgtgagtggccatgcaagatccaaacagtcttatttatacagataaaagagcgggaatcaaacaaaaggacaaaggagaaaacagcaaaattcacctggggcatagcatgcatatcctacttccttactaactcctatcgatctaaggctaatgcttcaccaattgcccttaaacggtgcaaattgttctatgttaatgtctgttttcctgacacctggactccagcattccagcgactttccttaaaggtacagacagcatttctttaatcctatctattttgtaacataattcattctactttcacaatccctccttttggtcacgcttcgccatgaccaacgatggactgggttccacatattaaccattctttatctttttgttcatcagcaatatttaaaatcatcatattagcactctgttttggggcagtcacctgggtggcatattttacacaattttggatacaacaggagattaactgaaaacatacaaaaatcactaagattccaaacaggatagtcagggctccctgaaacaaccagtttcctaggccagagaaattgaacaggttgcttagccacttccataaagaactcggctcttcatgggaagatatgcgatttgttctaagtggctagcgatctattacctcattggtattgtcaggtatatacacacaacattcttttccaatgagtgcacaggtccctcctttggccgccagcactatgtccaatgcctgacggttttgaagggccacctgtcggaccgcccctgtttctttggccagagtttttaaactttctccggtttcatttgccattatttcaactactgcttgtaacctcaggagcctttttgcatggtgtattactcccccaagtgggataaaggaactgccaatagtctcttcccaggtgtcattactgttccatattgtgttaaacggacaaggtcctccagtgaggtctggggaattgagccaggacaggaacatcagtttgagagtgggctgggatgtggctgcagacccagcatttagaaatattaagggtctgagctatccacacttgctgctggataaaagaattgtcattgtggactccccagaccttcagacaccaacagccgaggaacaggcaccacatgttggaggcagggcccttctggttctgacaacctcaactgagggaactgtagtcacagttttatgtccaccaggcagcaggcgctaggctcactactgctttttcttgggccttgctttaggtagtcgtctgcttctggcaacccttacgagaacgtagattgtaaggtattgcaggctgttcctctacgtcatcttctggagtcaaaattgactctgcgtggtcctgaggtggtgattggttcactgggggtggtgcattcttacacggcaaagcatgtactcatgctgcggatgccagacagtttaacagccatctgggtagtaagcagtgcctgatgattctttgatactctttaagtctttttgcttctttccttgactctggctataacaatggccttcacaccttatcttttcctgatgcattcattcctcattcacacaaacagattgagaatacaaacagtagtattttatatagagcaaaaaaaggcattgcaaattgaaccttgctaagttttacaattaataaccaagacaatttacattgagacccaggccttcaatgtttctctaatttacttaacatagacacaatagagaatcctgtctcttactacctaaatcttaaaacaaagagttagagagagggcccaatttgtaatgcatatgggaaaacagaatcttatagtcccagagggtcatttctttctgctattcaaaaagggtggctggtaggatgaaatcaaattatacattataaagtccagctcctacatatcccccttttgacactaagattattcatcgccagtgtcacttcttatgtagtaaaatactgggaggtgatttgggcctgtggctctagctttgcatacatttgtctTATCCACcagtatattttaaacatttcaattaaacacatacaatttaaaaccaaaaacaattaggggtagtaacattagtatgccagtagttgtgggagaccatccagataatatgaatggttctgtttcccacattgttttgttacctttttaaacagataatgggtaactgtttgccatttaatgccaagactgatagagaactcagctaaatcagtgcttacagtaagctgagactttttggttgtggcaaatagtaaatgtgattattggtaaacacagtacttacattacatgtacatttgtctactggtgggttgctaacacttttatccttttaaaacacttctttccaagaattaacacacacattgcccgttatacaatactttggcctaattattaattgtatcccacatacaggatcctagtgagatgcctttactacagggctttggagcaacaggcatggataagcatacccacttttgaggagtccacttggtacaaccgctagtgtccaatagtttcccttcctccccagcccactggcttgaggtctgaggtagccagaaggatcccaggtgcaatctgtggagtgggctaactttccatatctttgcttccagagcctgttggtgtgcaattttaataacaatttttttcacttaacaaattttgtcttaccgtactggagacatactgcatccacaaaacattttatgttctaaatatctgcatttcagtacatttcatagctattgcagtatgttttttttaactttcatttgtttttgtaataggttgttctgtagctggtattagcttttttttttttgattttctgaaagacaaaaaacatttttctacccctttcagggtggcattgattgtcgcttaaaagattcctttcttttacaaatacccttgctgattgcagggaaaacagaggaattacctccatattttcctgtggttttttttttttttttttttttttaatataggcatgccaggttttaatggcttctactttttaagggttatggggaaattattccactgtttagttattaaattcatgagatggtgtacctcaagtttttcttcttatatagcagaccaagtttgtaatgtttttcctgctgtgttaagctttaagtttattcacaggtaatagctgagaagcatcattaccatattaccttcaaggatttttccaaaaatcatacatactatacgttgttacaggggtacttactaatattacatttatttcaatgtttaatattaaacaataacattagcatcaaatctattaaagatatcttgttataccatgttttttgttgttgttgttgtttttggattcaaagccatcagcagagctcagagactctgccttaaaagggacacaatcaactttcaccagagttttgatttctttccactttcaactcctgcttacaaaacacacagagatctgaaaaagaaaacagtctattgcgctctttttggagccctaataggattttaattcagtagcatatttcatttgtatttcttttacccctttttacaatatacactgcacatgttctagggaaaaagcacattccttctatactacaactttttttttttaaacattagccatatcaatttttacatacgatgtaactgttttttttttttgttttttttttcttacagagttttcatgtacccttatcaaaagtgacagtctgattacacagagccattttaaggctcaatgtttttaacattgcttctttttgttttatgcacctcacctgttgcttcagaggggcactgttaaaattttttttttttcactacaGTTcatatctgctattgttacaaaaaaaaaacaaccaaacaaacaaaaagactccagaatctctccctattctcctgattttgactgccctattgcagccatgacttggtttttatttaaaaaaaacattttaaattttataaagaatcaagttaccccttaagggttaaatgctaaatcccaaagccaaacaacactaattacctgtgtcttacaaaaaggtctgtcagttttgcaactttgaattaagagtcaaatgaatttttagtggcattaaaaacaaaaacaaaaccaatttatcttacacctacaaaacaggagttttacaaaccagatgtgctggtttagattcttagaactttacatattttcacagacaaatagatatacacattttctattcctttacactgctttgtttttacatagctctatatatatttggattatttacaggcactcttttggaaaagggcccattttcccttcagaatggctgcaaagaaaccaagaattctctctctttaacatggtcctttttaacattttcacaaagtttaactgcttaattctctccagcctttgtagagttaacttttcactctttccttaaatcactcgtttatctcccaaaataacacctttatcacctcagatttcaccattttaagtattgttccaggggttcatgcctgcacttactgcttttcttactgccaacactatgcccttagggcttccaacctgtttttcagtttctttatctgttgcttgcctgcttttctgggcccgatcctgcttttttttttttttccaatgaactgtttgtgagtgatattgtggtcacttcacaattttgaaataaatgtttaaggaaagggaccaggaagggtgggggctagttgaggagccaaccctccttgctgaattggtagtggaactctaaagaatcagtttttgaggcagacaacaaaggggaacagaacaaggggctttttgtcctttttacaatgagatgggagtattaagggcgttggatcgatccggggtgggtttttgagaacggggtaaaggggagcgctcggtctggtggtgggagaggaggcttttaataaagctttcaacttattatttgaatatttgagagaggcgagtttttgattttgtccagctacgatttgcctcttcccaccactgaatgaaacaattaacctcttctttagccaatttagttttaggttggccgagtttgtcctttaagacgtccactcggtctttgttccaagattttaacagtggccactgagttttgggatccccctgagttagcctagaccatttttccagaaatttacaggagtccggacccttcttacaggagtctggacccatcctaaatatataaaatgagccagcgttcgtttagggaactgtcctgacttagacgtctggttacccatacaggaggacttcacacaccaatcgcacaagaaggaaattcgggttaggagcccacaggctactgcctcaatcgcccttgctttcacaccagggcttttacccaaagtgcggtgcggctgcgattgtgcagattccactcactcagaccgcggggacaggaaccccttggtcggccaatccccggacggagatggcacccagactcaaacactccacaggaagacggatagacacagagacaggacagtcctcagtccggacaaaacacagatataattacctgaccagattcctgatgccagatcctgggatccctaccagaacagagtgggaaccaacaggttcgatggcgtagacttcactgtggttgtgcacccTTCTTGTTatagtggaggaccgctcgggccaaatgcccaggtgccggctgccacggtcatcctacaaaaacagtcaggaatcacacagccccagtgaagacggttgccatctcggtagaacctccaaattgtcaaagttaaaatcaagactcacaatttgtcagaccactctgtttttattagcaaagcgcttcgccaataacattcagataatgtgagtggccatgcaagatccaaacagtcttatttatacagataaaagagcgggaatcaaacaaaaggacaaaggagaaaacagcaaaactcacctggggcatagcatgcatatcctacttccttactaactcctatcgatctaaggctaatgcttcaccaattgcccttaaacggtgcaaattgttctatgttaatgtctgttttcctgacacctggactccagcattccagcgactttccttaaaggtacagacagcatttctttaatcctatctattttgtaacataattcattctactttcacactgctcaagttagtgatcttaatgtaaaaaattgtagtgcagatgcagcccaggtgcaggggttggcattagctttttccttgacctgacctaaactccatcactttccctagtctaaacaaaccctgagcatcacggttatattgttcccccatttcacagcaattgttagtcatcgagttctcccttggggaacaaattgtttcattcccagttgttctgatgttgctgcaggttgggctggggagcagatatttttatgatcattttccgcacttaaactatattgaactataacaaagagcaggaacagggcagggataggggaaaaaaagtcatttcCCCCATTGTAACAACAGACGTCGTTaaggtaagtcagagggattcccttattccccatcaccatcctccttcaatccatgctagaacctaagaatccttttcctttcccccgttgtgggatgggagacttccaaaagtgctccctgtgctataaCATATGGCTAAGGtcagagaataaaccccaaatatcccctgagctttgctttttgaatgctgtgtttccgattacttcaagccgGGGTATTGTggttatttaccagtttctctagcactgttcctaccactgtttctgtaacatattttgtttttttgggacagggttgttattcctttgcctaaccccaacctggaaggccagggtgtctgttttctctggcccctctccacagacaaatctgacaacgttgaacctgccaggagcaaaca is a genomic window of Mauremys reevesii isolate NIE-2019 linkage group 14, ASM1616193v1, whole genome shotgun sequence containing:
- the LOC120381556 gene encoding zinc finger protein 3-like; protein product: MAMPYTCSECGKSFSQCSSLITHQRIHTGETPYTCAECGKSFSLRSNLITHQRIHTGEKPYTCAECGKCFIQRSHLIRHQRIHTGDRHYTCHECGKSFNRSSALIRHQTIHTGEKPYECSECGKCFIDSSALISHQQIHTGKAPHTCSECGKSFRRRSHLITHQRIHTGQTPYTCSECGKIFSQSSHLIRHERIHTGQTPYTCSECGKSFSQSSDIIRHCRIHTGQTLYTCSECGKSFNQSSNLIKHRKIHMGEKPYGCSKCGKCFFNRSDLILHQRIHTGEKPYTCTECGKSFSQSSDLIRHRRIHTKEKPYTCAECGKSFSRSSDLIRHRRIHTGEKPYTCSECGKSFNQSSNLIKHRKIHM